The following are encoded together in the Astyanax mexicanus isolate ESR-SI-001 chromosome 8, AstMex3_surface, whole genome shotgun sequence genome:
- the LOC125803947 gene encoding uncharacterized protein LOC125803947, which yields MEEKLITAVSGFPELYDPSLVIYKDLNRRNFAWRRVAECVGVSGELKCSVPPPEDICRTRWRNLRDTYKKEVKREREKIRSGAGASLHRPWRFINVMGFLAPFVEAKETTSNLMRRYSAAASSSQPGSSQQGSGSQQGSGSQQGSGSQQGSGSQQGSGSQQGISSSGSQQGSSSGSQQGSSSDSQPGIISGSQRGISSGSQQGSGSQRGSSSDSQPGIISGSQPGISSSDSQPGIISGSQRGSSSDSQPGIISGSQQGSSSSQQGSSSSQQGSGSGSSS from the exons ATGGAGGAGAAGCTGATAACAGCAGTCTCTGGCTTCCCTGAGCTTTATGACCCCTCACTTGTTATTTACAAGGACCTTAATAGGCGGAATTTTGCATGGCGGAGGGTTGCAGAGTGTGTGGGGGTCTCGGGTGAGT taaagtgttctgTTCCACCCCCAGAGGATATCTGTAGGACTCGGTGGCGCAATCTCCGTGACACCTACAAAAAggaggtaaaaagagagagagagaagatcagGAGTGGGGCAGGGGCCTCATTACACCGTCCATGGCGGTTCATTAATGTAATGGGGTTCCTTGCCCCATTTGTTGAGGCAAAGGAAACTACATCAAACCTAATGAGACGCTATTCAGCTGCAGCCTCATCCAGTCAGCCAGGCAGCAGTCAGCAAGGCAGCGGCAGTCAGCAAGGCAGCGGCAGTCAGCAAGGCAGCGGCAGTCAGCAAGGCAGCGGCAGTCAGCAAGGCAGCGGCAGTCAGCAAGGCATCAGCAGCAGCGGCAGTCAGcaaggcagcagcagcggcagtcaGCAAGGCAGCAGCAGCGACAGTCAGCCAGGCATCATCAGCGGCAGTCAGCGAGGCATCAGCAGCGGCAGTCAGCAAGGTAGCGGCAGTCAGCGAGGCAGCAGCAGCGACAGTCAGCCAGGCATCATCAGCGGCAGTCAGCCAGGCATCAGCAGCAGCGACAGTCAGCCAGGCATCATCAGCGGCAGTCAGCGAGGCAGCAGCAGCGACAGTCAGCCAGGCATCATCAGCGGCAGTCAgcaaggcagcagcagcagtcagcaaggcagcagcagcagtcagcaAGGCAGCGGCAGCGGCA GCAGCTCTTAA
- the LOC125803948 gene encoding tripartite motif-containing protein 16-like — protein MAEAGILVVQDEFSCSVCLDLLKNPVAISCGHSFCMVCINGFWDEEDQKKIYSCPHCRHTFTSRPVVSKSTMLAEVVEKLKKTRLQAAPPDHSSADPEDVECDSCTGRKHKAVQSCLVCLASFCEAHLQPHYQSPAFKKHKLVKASRRLQEQICSQHDKLLEVYCRTDQQCICMLCTMDDHRGHDTVSLKAERSEKQNQVVETQRKYKERIQEREKELQELIEAVENHKRSAQTAVEDSEKIFTEMILSIERRRSEVRQMIRDQEKAAVSRAEERLKRLEQEITELKRRDADLEKLSFTEDHIHFLQNFQTLSAPPGSSASPAFTLSPLNTFEVVMKSVSQLRGKLDEFWKEEFENTSAAVKEVQIILPSEPQSREEFLEYSCQLTLDPNTANNHLLLSERNTVVTCSETVQPYPAHPDRFDGWPQVLCRESVSGRCYWEVEWRGDGEVDIAVSYKSISRKGVGWECGFGCNNDQSWSLFCESSRYTFSHNDEDTVISGALISSRIGVYVDHWAGTLSFYSISDTMTLIHRVQTTFTQPLYAGFWLNVDSSVNLLLSTK, from the exons atggcaGAAGCTGGTATTTTGGTAGTTCAGGatgagttcagctgttcagtctgccTGGATCTCCTGAAGAATCCAGTGGCTATttcctgtggacacagtttctgtatggtgtgtattaatgggttctgggatgaggaggatcagaagaagatctacagctgccctcactgcagacacaccttcacctcaagACCTGTTGTGAGTAAAAGCACCATgctggctgaggtggtggagaaactgaagaagacgagactccaggctgctcctcctgatcactcttctgctgatcctgaagatgtggagtgtgattcctgtactgggagaaaacacaaagccgtccagtcctgcctggtgtgtctggcctctttctgtgaagctcacctccagcctcactaccaatctccagcctttaagaagcacaagctggtcaaagcctccagacgactccaggagcagatctgctctcagcacgataaactgctggaggtttACTGTCGCACCGACCAGCAGTGTATCTGCATGCTGTGTACCATGGATGACCATAGAGGACATGATACAGTGTCACTTAAAGCAGAAAGATCTGAGAAACAG aaccaggtggtggaaacacagaggaaatacaaggagagaatccaggagagagagaaggagcttcaggagTTAATAGAAGCTGTGGAGAACCACaag cgctctgctcagacagcagtggaggacagtgagaagatcttcactgagatgatcctctccattgagagaagacgctctgaggtgaggcagatgatcagagatcaggagaaagctgcagtgagtcgagctgaagaacgtctgaagagactggagcaggagatcacagagctgaagaggagagatgctgatctggagaagctttcattcacagaggatcacatccatttccttCAG AATTTTcagactctctcagctcctcctggatcttcagcatcacctgcttttactctcagtcctctcaacacttttgaagttgttatgaagtctgtttctcagctgaGAGGAAAACTAGACGAATTCTGGAAAGAGGAATTTGAGAACACATCAGCTGCTG TGAAGGAAGTGCAGATCATTCTTCCTTCTGAACCCCAAAGCAGAGAAGAGTTCTTGGAGT attcctgtcagctcacactggatccaaacacagccaaTAATCACCTCCTCCTGtctgagaggaacacagtggtgaCCTGCAGTGAAACAGTCCAGCCATATCCTGCCCATCCAGACAGATTTGATGGATGgcctcaggttctgtgtagagagagtgtgagtggacgctgctactgggaggttgagtggagaggagatggagaagttgatatagcagtgtcttataaaagcatctCCAGGAAGGGAGTAGGCTGGGAGTGTGGGTTTGGATGTAATAATGATCAGTCTTGGAGTTTGTTCTGTGAATCCTCCAGATACACATTCAGTCATAATGACGAAGATACTGTAATCTCAGGAGCACTCATCTCCTctagaataggagtgtatgtggatcactgggcaggaactctgtccttctacagcatctctgataccatgaccctcatccacagagtccagaccaccttcactcagccgctctacgctgggttttggttaaacgttgactcatcagtaaatcttttactttcaACAAAATAG
- the LOC125780428 gene encoding tripartite motif-containing protein 16-like produces MAEPNVSLAQDEFSCSVCLDLLKDPVTISCGHSFCMVCINKCWDEEDQKKIYSCPHCRHTFTSRPVVSKNTMLAEVVEKLKKTRLQAAPPDHSSADPEDVECDSCTGRKHKAVQSCLVCLTSFCEAHLQPHYQSPAFKKHKLVKASRRLQEQICSQHDKLLEVYCRTDQQCICMLCTMDDHRGHDTVSLKAERSEKQKQVVETQRKYKERIQEREKELQELIEAVENHKRSAQTAVEDSEKIFTEMILSIERRRSEVRQMIRDQEKAAVSEAEERLKRLEQEITELKRRDADLEKLSFTEDHIHFLQSFQTLSAPPGSSASPAFTLSPLNTFEVVMKSVSQLRGKLDEFWKEEFEKTSAAVKEVQIIIPPEPKSREEFLEYSCQLTLDPNTAFKYFLLSERNTVVTRSNTVQPYPDHPDRFDRWAQVLCRESVSGRCYWEVEWRGDGGVDIAVSYKSISRKGGGEECVFGCNDQSWRLLCYSSRYTFKYNNRETEISGVPVSSRIGVYVDHRAGTLSFYSISDTMTLIHRVQTTFTQPLYAGFGLSHDSSVNLLLSAK; encoded by the exons atggcaGAACCCAATGTTTCACTGGCTCAGGatgagttcagctgttcagtctgccTGGATCTCCTGAAGGATCCAGTGACTATttcctgtggacacagtttctgtatggtgtgtattaacaAGTGCtgggatgaggaggatcagaagaagatctacagctgccctcactgcagacacaccttcacctcaagacctgtcgtgagtaaaaacaccatgctggctgaggtggtggagaaactgaagaagacgagactccaggctgctcctcctgatcactcttctgctgatcctgaagatgtggagtgtgattcctgtactgggagaaaacacaaagccgtccagtcctgcctggtgtgtctgacctctttctgtgaagctcacctccagcctcactaccaatctccagcctttaagaagcacaagctggtcaaagcctccagacgactccaggagcagatctgctctcagcatgataaactgctggaggtttACTGTCGCACCGACCAGCAGTGTATCTGCATGCTGTGTACCATGGATGACCATAGAGGACATGATACAGTGTCACTTAAAGCAGAACGATCTGAGAAACAG aagcaggtggtggaaacacagaggaaatacaaggagagaatccaggagagagagaaggagcttcaggagTTAATAGAAGCTGTGGAGAATCACAAg cgctctgctcagacagcagtggaggacagtgagaagatcttcactgagatgatcctctccattgagagaagacgctctgaggtgaggcagatgatcagagatcaggagaaagctgcagtgagtgaagctgaagaacgtctgaagagactggagcaggagatcacagagctgaagaggagagatgctgatctggagaagctttcattcacagaggatcacatccatttcctccag agttttcagactctctcagctcctcctggatcttcagcatcacctgcttttactctcagtcctctcaacacttttgaagttgttatgaagtctgtttctcagctgagaggaaaactagacgaattctggaaagaggaatttgagaagacatcagctgcag TGAAGGAAGTGCAGATCATTATTCCTCCTGAACCCAAAAGCAGAGAAGAGTTTCTGGAGT attcctgtcagctcacactggatccaaacacagcttttaaatacttcctcctgtctgagaggaacacagtggtgaCCCGCAGCAACACAGTCCAGccatatcctgatcatccagacagATTTGATAGATGggctcaggttctgtgtagagagagtgtgagtggacgctgctactgggaggttgagtggagaggagatggaggggttgatatagcagtgtcttataaaagcatctCCAGGAAAGGAGGAGGCGAGGAGTGTGTGTTTGGATGTAATGATCAGTCTTGGAGATTGTTATGTTATTCCTCCAGATACACATTCAAATACAATAACAGAGAAACTGAAATCTCCGGAGTGCCCGTCTCCTctagaataggagtgtatgtggatcacagggcaggaactctgtccttctacagcatctctgataccatgaccctcatccacagagtccagaccaccttcactcagccgctctacgctgggtTTGGGTTGAGCCACGACTCATCagtaaatcttttactttcagcaaaatag